Below is a window of Comamonadaceae bacterium M7527 DNA.
AGGGTCTTGCTCACGTGGCATGGTGGCATAGCTGATGGCACCCAGCAGCATCACCACCACAAAGGCGATGTTGGCAAGTGGGTGGTTGGCAATGAGGGCGCGGTAAAACTTCATGGTATTGGGTAAGCTTTGCGTGCGCTGTTATTGGCTGAGTTGAACCGTTTGGCCGTTTTGCAGCAAGGCTTGGCCGGTGGTTACGATGGGCGCGTTGGGCGGCAAGTCAATAGCCGCAGGCCGCCCCTCCTGGGCGCGATCAATGGCGACAAACTGGGCCTTGTTGTTGGCTACCGTGAAGTAGCCCACCTGGCCATTTCTGCGCACCAGTACATGCGTGGGCAAGTGTGCCTGCGGGTCTTTCCACATCAGCTCGCCAGCGCTGCCTGGCAGTGGCACATCCTGGCCGCTAAAGCTCAAGCGGGCAGGCTGCGCCCGCGTTCGCTGATCAAGGCTGGCACCAATGCGCAACACCTTCACCGCATAGTCTTGTGATGTGTCTTTGGCCCGCCATGTGGCGGTAGCTGCGCGCTTCAAGCTGATGGCCTGCGTGGCCGACACGCTTAAAGCCACTTCGGGCTTGGCGTTGTCTACCAGCTGAAACAGCGGTGTGCCCGCTGCCACCATATCGCCCACTTGCGCCATGCGCTGCAACACCACGCCGTTGAATGGGGCGGTGATAGCGGTTTTGCTCAGCGCGCGCCTGGCGGTTTGTAACGCGGCTGCAGCACCGGCGACCTGAGCCTTGGTGACTGATTGTTCGGTTTCGCGTTGCTGTAACGCTTGTGGCGACAAAAAGCCCTGCGCCACCAAATCTTGCGCGCGCTTGAGCTGCTGCGCGCTAAGGGCCGCTTGTGCTGTGGCTGATGCATATGCGGCTTGGGCTTGCGCCAGGGCCAGGCGCAAGTCTTGCGGGTCAAGCTGGGCCAGCACCTCGCCGCGCTTGACCGTGGCGCCGGCATCTGCATGCCAGCTTTGCACCACACCACCTACTTGGGCCGCCAGTTGTGCGGTGTTGCGCGCTTGCACTTGTGCGGCGGCCGCCAGGCTTGGGTGCACCAACACCTCTTCAAATGTGCTGATTGCAACTGTGGGCGGCAGCGCTTGCGCACTGTTTGCCGCTTCCTGGCTTTGCACTGGGGTGGTACTGAGGTATACCGCGCCGCCCAAGACCAATAGACAAGCCAGTCCCACACTGGCGCGTTGTCGCCTGCTGGACGCATAGGCCCTGGCAGCAGCGTTAGAAAGGCGGGCAGTAACTAAGGGCTTTTGCATGGCTGGTCGCTAATGAAAGAGGGGTGAAACTGAATACCTAAATATTATCGTGTATGGCTGAGGTGTGCGTCGTCCCCGCGCCGAGTGCCCGCGGCTGTGGCCGGGGAATAGCCGCTACAGACCGTCTACATCATGGTGTTGCGTTTAGGGCGCCGTGTTAGCGGTTTGAGTCAGACCTGGGCCAGGTTCAAGGCCGGCGTAACTTGATGCGCAAGGCCTCGTAAGCCACTGCCAGCCAATCAAAGGCTGTGAGCTTGGGCCTGATCTGAGCGCTTTTAAAGCCGGTGGCCTTTATACGCTGCAATATGCGCAGGCCACCAGCCACTACCAGAGCCAGCTCCCAGCTGGCGCGACCAGGTATTGCATGCACGACACCTAGGCCACTGTGCATGGTTTGTGTGGCATGCGCCACCAGCTGCGCCACGACGGCTTGCGCTGTTGTTGGTTCTACCTCGCGCAGGTCACAAGTGGGTGGCAACTGGTGCTGCGCCAAAACCGTTACAGGTATGTAAAACCGCTGCCTGGCCAAGTCTTGACTGAGGTCTTGCCAAAAATTAATCAGTTGCAGCTGTGCACACCGCATCGCTTTGTGCCATCACCTCTGGGTCATTCACCTTGTAAAGCTGCAGCATCAGCCGCCCAACTGGGTTGGCGGAATAGCTGCAGTAGTTCAATAACGCTGGCCAGTCTTGGTACCGGTCTCCAAGCGGTGCGCTGGCCGTACGGCTAACGTCTGACTCAAAGGCTTGCAGCAAATCAAACAAGGGCTTTGGCTTTAAGCCGTTGCGTACCAGCTGGGCCAGTGGTGCTACCAGCTGGGCCCATGGCTGTGTGGTTGCGTCGTGGGCTTGCTCGGCAATGGCTTGCTGCAAGGCGTTGCGCATGCTGGCCAACTGATTGAGCCGCTGCGAGGGGGTGTCTGTGCCTTCGTCTGCAATATCGTCGCCGGTGCGGGCCCAGCGGTAGATCGCTTGAACGGCAGGGCGCAAGTGCTTGGGACAAAGCCAGCTTGCAACCGGAAAATTTTCGTAATGATCAACACCAACAGACATAGGCCTTATTGTGGCGCAGCCGCACAACCAGGCGATAAGGGCACAAATAAAACCTGCTCCGCACAGGCCTGTCTTGCTTGGGCAGAGCAAGTCTTGTTGAGCAAGTGTTTTGCGTTTCATTTGAGTCAAGGCAAAAAAATGCTGCAGCTCGGTCTACAATAGCGGGTTATTCGCTGCACAAGCGCCACAATTCGTCTGTGCAGAGTGTTGGGTGTTGACGCACGCAATGCAGTGAATAGACCCGCTGGCTTTGCAATATGTACAGCTGGCTGGTTATCAGCACCGAATTAGCGCGGGTGGCGAAATTGGTAGACGCACCAGGTTTAGGTCCTGACGCTGGAGACAGTGTGGGGGTTCGAGTCCCCCCCGCGCACCACTTATTTATATGCTTCGTTGTAGCCAAACAATGCGTTTGTGCCAGCGGGGCTGACACATGCAGGAGTTGAGTGATGGCCGTAAACGTGGAAATCTTGGAAAAGCTAGAGCGCAAAGTAACGCTAACGTTGCCTGTAGCCGCTATCACCGGTGAGGTTGAAACCCGCCTTAAGCGTTTGGCCAAGCAAGTCAAGATTGATGGTTTCCGCCCAGGCAAAGTACCGGCAACAGTGGTTGCCAAAATGTACGGTGCCTCAGTGCAGTACGAAGTGATGAATGACAAAGTCGGCGAGGCGTTTAGCCAGGCTGCTGTAGAGGCAAACTTGCGTGTGGCAGGTGCTCCACAAATCACTGAAAAAGAAGGCGCACCTGAAGGTGAGTTGGCTTTTGACGCGGTATTCGAGGTCTACCCCGAAGTCAAGTTGGGTGATGTCGCTGGCGTGGAAGTGGAAAAACTGACTGCCGAGGTCACAGAAGAAGCCATCGATAAAACCGTAGAGATTTTGCGCAAGCAGCGTCGCACATTTGCTCAGCGCCCAGCTGCAGAAGCTGCCGTCGACGGCGACCGCGTCAGCATTGACTTTTTGGGCACCATCGATGGCGTGCCATTTGAAGGCGGCAAAGCCGAAGGTTTCCATTTTTGGTGGGCGACGGCCAAATGCTGAAAGAGTTTGAAGACGCTGTGCGCGGTATGAAAACCGGCGAGAGCAAGACCTTTCCCTTGGCGTTCCCAGAGGACTACCACGGTAAAGATGTTGCAGGCAAAACGGCTGACTTCATGGTGACCTTGCACAAGGTTGAAGCTGCATCTATGCCCGCCATTGACGAAGAGTTTGTAAAGTCTTTGGGCGTGGCTGAGCACACGGTTGATGCTTTGCGTGCTGACATTCGTACCAATTTGCAGCGTGAGGTGAAGGCCCGCTTGCAAGCCCGCAACAAACAGGCTGCCATGGATGGCCTGGTTGCCAAGGCCGAGCTGGACTTGCCCAAGGCTGTGGTGCAAACCGAGCTAGAGCGCATGGTTGAACGCGCACGTGCTGACCTCAAGCAGCGCGGCGTTAAAGATGCTGACAAAGCACCTATCCCCGACGACGTATTCCGCCCACAAGCTGAGCGCCGCGTGCGTTTGGGCCTGGTGGTTGCTGAGTTGGTGCGTGTAGAAAACCTGCAAGCCACGCCTGAGCAAATCAAGGCACACATCTCTGAAATGGCGGCCTCTTACGAGCGCCCAGAGGACGTTGTGAAGTGGTACACCGGTGACCAAAGCCGCATGGCTGAGGTAGAGGCCGTTGTGATTGAAAACAACGTGACCGAGTTTGTCATGGGCAAAGCCAAGGTCACTGAAAAGGCGGTTGACTTTGACGAGTTGATGGCCCAGCAGCAGTAATGCGGTGACGCGGCCACTTGTCTGGCTTGTTGAATAACAAAAGGGCGGCGACGCCCTTTTGTTGTTTTTGTTTGGTGCCAGCTTTGCGCTTGTTGTAATTGTGGGCAACGTCCCCACCTACACACACTGGTTGGCCTTTGGTTACAGTAGTGGCTAGTGCCATGCACCAACCCCCTCTTATTTTGGAGATTACAGCGATGAACGCATTGGATACACAGGCTTTGGGCATGGTCCCCATGGTGGTAGAGCAGTCTGGGCGCGGTGAGCGCAGCTATGACATTTACTCTCGTTTGCTCAAGGAGCGCGTGGTGTTTTTGGTGGGCCCGGTTAATGACCAGTCTGCCAATTTAGTGGTGGCGCAGTTGCTGTTTTTAGAGTCTGAAAACCCAGACAAAGATATTCACTTCTACATCAACTCACCAGGCGGTTCGGTCAGTGCTGGCATGGCTATCTTTGACACCATGAACTTCATCAAGCCAGACGTGTCAACGCTTTGCACGGGCATGGCTGCCAGCATGGGTGCGTTTTTGTTGGCTGCCGGCGCCAAGGGCAAACGCTTCTCGTTGCCCAACTCTCGCGTGATGATTCACCAGCCACTGGGCGGCGCACAGGGCCAGGCCACAGACATTGAGATTCACGCCCGTGAAATCCTGCGCTTACGCGCCTTGTTGAACGACATATTGGCCAAGCAGTCTGGCCAGCCCTTAGAGCGCATTGAGCGCGATACCGAGCGTGACTACTTCATGACCGCTCAGGAAGCGGCTGACTACGGTTTGGTAGACAAGGTGATTGACAAGCGCGAAGACGCAGCCAAGCCAGCGGCTTGATAGCCTCTGAGTTGCAGCTGAAGTGGCGCTTGACCCACATCCCGGGCTGTTTGTAGCGATTGGCGCTAGCAAGCACCGTTATGGTGCGTGTTGAGCGCCATTTCCGCCTCTTACACGTGGCAAGGCGTTATCATGGAACGCTATTCTTACTGATTGATACCAAAGCACACGATATGGCTGATAAAAAGGGCGCTAGCTCCGAGAAGAACCTGTACTGCTCGTTTTGCGGTAAAAGCCAGCACGAGGTTAAAAAGCTCATTGCGGGCCCCTCTGTATTCATTTGCGATGAGTGCATTGATTTGTGCAACGACATAGTTCGTGATGAGCTGCCCCAACTGGAGTTGGGCGACAAGCCCAAAGATGCACTGCCCACTCCAGCCAAGCTGAAAGAAAACCTGGACAACTACGTCATTGGCCAAGACAAAGCCAAGCGCGCGTTGTCGGTGGCGGTTTACAACCACTACAAGCGTTTAAACCACAAGGAAACCGCCAAAAAGGACGACGTAGAGCTGGTGAAAAGCAATATTTTGCTGATCGGCCCTACAGGCTCTGGCAAGACACTATTGGCTCAAACCTTGGCGCGTATGCTTGATGTGCCGTTTGTCATGGCCGATGCCACCACACTGACCGAAGCCGGTTACGTGGGTGAGGACGTGGAAAACATTGTGGCCAAGCTGCTGCAGACCTGCGACTACGACGTGGCCAAAGCCCAGCGTGGCATTGTC
It encodes the following:
- a CDS encoding squalene/phytoene synthase family protein, which produces MSVGVDHYENFPVASWLCPKHLRPAVQAIYRWARTGDDIADEGTDTPSQRLNQLASMRNALQQAIAEQAHDATTQPWAQLVAPLAQLVRNGLKPKPLFDLLQAFESDVSRTASAPLGDRYQDWPALLNYCSYSANPVGRLMLQLYKVNDPEVMAQSDAVCTAATD
- a CDS encoding squalene/phytoene synthase family protein, with translation MRCAQLQLINFWQDLSQDLARQRFYIPVTVLAQHQLPPTCDLREVEPTTAQAVVAQLVAHATQTMHSGLGVVHAIPGRASWELALVVAGGLRILQRIKATGFKSAQIRPKLTAFDWLAVAYEALRIKLRRP
- a CDS encoding efflux RND transporter periplasmic adaptor subunit, translated to MQKPLVTARLSNAAARAYASSRRQRASVGLACLLVLGGAVYLSTTPVQSQEAANSAQALPPTVAISTFEEVLVHPSLAAAAQVQARNTAQLAAQVGGVVQSWHADAGATVKRGEVLAQLDPQDLRLALAQAQAAYASATAQAALSAQQLKRAQDLVAQGFLSPQALQQRETEQSVTKAQVAGAAAALQTARRALSKTAITAPFNGVVLQRMAQVGDMVAAGTPLFQLVDNAKPEVALSVSATQAISLKRAATATWRAKDTSQDYAVKVLRIGASLDQRTRAQPARLSFSGQDVPLPGSAGELMWKDPQAHLPTHVLVRRNGQVGYFTVANNKAQFVAIDRAQEGRPAAIDLPPNAPIVTTGQALLQNGQTVQLSQ
- the clpP gene encoding ATP-dependent Clp endopeptidase proteolytic subunit ClpP, which translates into the protein MVPMVVEQSGRGERSYDIYSRLLKERVVFLVGPVNDQSANLVVAQLLFLESENPDKDIHFYINSPGGSVSAGMAIFDTMNFIKPDVSTLCTGMAASMGAFLLAAGAKGKRFSLPNSRVMIHQPLGGAQGQATDIEIHAREILRLRALLNDILAKQSGQPLERIERDTERDYFMTAQEAADYGLVDKVIDKREDAAKPAA